From a region of the Mytilus galloprovincialis chromosome 3, xbMytGall1.hap1.1, whole genome shotgun sequence genome:
- the LOC143068871 gene encoding uncharacterized protein LOC143068871, with protein sequence MIEGDMSWNEASVECKTRGGRLLNIYDEVRKIATSYYVRHMKDSSFLSSAFWVGLHDVNGSNTDGIFKWSDCSAITSSYWSTTPQANGEYCVSASQFDLSWKIRPCTDKLPAVCENRQPCSCKLSFDSDNCADLETSVSSTKHGLSEEDCKTQCLLHVRSNEQCWGLSYDPTTSTCILHERLQTKNTCTLPLRYYRKACFSYRADPLSRENTTYTNTDVNPESVCTTGDDPIEPSIDCNYTLLVDITPPPCSCPKCGSEVSGLPEFWGNSTLQEQIDWLVTSLKVDKTNTSIMRRRKYSATDSRMTAASIGYAGAAILILVVSGIVILDMNRLWRDIKQAFKGVHMYILNKK encoded by the exons ATGATAGAAGGGGACATGAGCTGGAACGAGGCTTCCGTGGAATGCAAAACACGTGGTGGCCGTCTACTTAATATATATGATGAAGTTCGAAAAATTGCAACCTCCTATTATGTTAGACACATGAAAGATTCCAGCTTTTT GTCGTCTGCCTTCTGGGTAGGATTGCATGATGTAAATGGTAGCAATACAGATGGTATTTTCAAGTGGTCAGACTGCAGCGCCATAACGTCTTCATATTGGTCTACCACACCACAGGCGAACGGTGAATACTGTGTATCTGCCAGCCAATTTGATCTGTCATGGAAAATTCGTCCTTGTACTGACAAACTTCCTGCTGTATGTGAAAATCGTCAACCAT GTTCTTGTAAACTTAGTTTTGATTCTGACAACTGTGCTGATTTAGAAACCTCTGTCAGCTCAACAAAACATGGACTATCAGAAGAGGACTGTAAGACTCAGTGTCTGCTACATGTCCGGTCTAATGAGCAGTGCTGGGGTCTGTCTTATGATCCTACCACATCAACTTGTATTCTACATGAAAGACTACAGACAAAAAACACATGCACTCTTCCTCTAAGATATTATAGGAAAGCCTGTTTTTCTTACC GTGCCGATCCTCTCTCACGTGAAAACACAACTTACACCAACACTGATGTGAACCCAGAATCTGTGTGTACCACAGGTGATGACCCGATTGAACCTAGCATTGATTGTAATTACACACTGTTGGTGGACATTACACCTCCACCCTGTTCCTGTCCTAAATGTGGATCAGAGGTTTCTGGTTTACCTGAATTTTGGGGTAACAGTACACTACAAGAACAAATTGATTGGCTTGTAACAAGCCTGAAAGTAGATAAAACTAATACTTCTATCATGCGTCGAAGGAAATACAGTGCTACTGATTCTCGTATGACAGCAGCCAGTATTGGCTATGCAGGAGCTGCCATTTTAATATTGGTTGTTAGCGGTATTGTTATTTTAGATATGAACAGACTATGGAGAGATATCAAACAGGCATTTAAAGGAGTACACATgtacatattaaataaaaaatga